One Rosa chinensis cultivar Old Blush chromosome 3, RchiOBHm-V2, whole genome shotgun sequence DNA window includes the following coding sequences:
- the LOC112195207 gene encoding probable LRR receptor-like serine/threonine-protein kinase At1g07650 isoform X1: MSKPSHRVVLARLVLYLNLLLWQVLELKSQAPPPPPPAPELPDDEVQALRTVRDKLGLKAATFIYNTYCQGRVFTYGYSFRCNCTYDNNRVCHIISISINNLGLTGVIPDEVADLRYLESLVLSGNKLYDSIPAALGNLNNLETLDLSSNQLTGSIPDLGGLQNLKYLYLQYNLLQGSIPRTLGSLENLRQLYLQFNRLSGSIPDELGNLVKLNMLDISENQLTGPLPKTLGNLSFLNGFWAIANSLSDKFPDTYGNLTRLTRFYISGNDISGPLPVDIIKNWTNIQALSLMGNNFKGNLTEEVFNLPNLEYLMVSDLEDATFELPSNITNTNYVYLVLRNCSIIGSIPKYIGDQMTSLKHLDLSFNSLTGGLPEYRKSDLLVYMSFSTNMLSGMIPAWILGEVQTRIDLSFNDLSALDSGVPTNPDLNLFACCRNSSATEPEMRDPLEMMNTYCPGKEKKYHSLFINCGGGETTVNGVTYEQDNATAPFFTSPNKNWAYSSSGNFLEGNANSSDYTKNMTCGVSVAEAPLYDRARLSPVSLKYYAFCLREGKYNVMLKFAEILYTEDTDYTSLRKRAFDIYIQDDKFKVLHDFDIREQARGPDKPITRNFTAVVDKNKTLLTIHMYWDGKGSSGYGPAFNGPLISAISVTPEFKVHNEKLRPLHNALIGIGSTIILVLLLLPFVWMGWLRSRNSPKIKVGEEKKEEGTQDKHVTLKELIDATGKFSDKSIIGSGSLGKVYKAQLQGQIKTTVAVKRLSSHFKENIQKLKKEIKWLYELKHENLIKLFDYHIEKDLQLLVYEYMENRSLEDALTVDSNTRSLKFTWDTRFKICLGIARGLEYLHNHRKLNIAHMNIKAVNILLDGDLEPKISDFGLAHLYVDENQFKVIKREVSQGYMAPEYFQGNLTIKADVYSFGVILLEIVSWKKNVIKSHNGTEVLVDTANEKHEQGNLKDMIDKNLENCDTQQALTILQLAVKCTSIAPSVRPSMSDVVSVLLNKKRIDELFRSASPNVGEKIKGSGHLAYADSLGATSIDLTPSTSSPSTKTKAELESISVDVPMKS; the protein is encoded by the exons ATGAGCAAGCCTTCCCATAGAGTAGTGCTTGCGAGGCTTGTTTTATACCTAAACTTGCTACTTTGGCAGGTTTTGGAACTCAAATCCCAGGCTCCACCGCCTCCACCGCCTGCACCAGAACTCCCAGATGATGAAG TGCAAGCTCTCAGAACCGTGAGAGACAAGTTGGGATTGAAGGCAGCGACATTTATATATAATACATATTGCCAGGGTCGTGTCTTCACTTACGGTTATTCCTTCCGTTGTAATTGTACCTACGACAACAACAGGGTTTGTCATATCATAAGCAT CTCCATAAACAACTTAGGTTTAACTGGAGTTATACCAGATGAAGTGGCTGATCTTCGGTACCTGGAGTCCCT CGTCCTATCCGGCAATAAACTTTATGACTCCATACCAGCTGCATTGGGGAACTTGAATAATCTCGAAACCTT GGATCTATCAAGTAATCAACTGACTGGCTCAATACCAGACTTGGGAGGATTGCAGAACCTTAAGTATCT ATATCTACAGTACAACTTGCTGCAAGGCTCTATACCACGAACCTTGGGTTCACTGGAAAATCTCCGGCAACT GTATCTCCAGTTTAATAGGTTATCGGGCTCAATTCCTGATGAATTGGGAAATCTCGTCAAGCTTAATATGTT GGATATTTCTGAGAACCAGCTCACTGGTCCGCTTCCCAAAACACTTGGAAATTTGAGTTTCCTCAACGGCTT CTGGGCCATAGCCAATTCCTTGAGTGATAAATTTCCGGACACTTATGGGAACCTTACAAGGCTAACACGTTT TTATATATCCGGGAATGATATCTCTGGTCCATTACCTGTTGACATCATAAAGAACTGGACTAATATCCAAGCTCT GTCACTCATGGGAAACAATTTTAAAGGAAATTTGACTGAAGAAGTATTCAATTTGCCAAACCTTGAATATCT GATGGTAAGTGACCTGGAAGATGCTACTTTCGAGCTACCATCAAACATTACGAATACCAACTATGTTTATCT GGTACTGAGGAACTGCTCAATCATTGGTTCAATCCCCAAATACATTGGTGATCAAATGACATCTCTAAAGCACTT AGATTTGAGTTTCAACAGCTTAACTGGTGGACTCCCAGAGTATAGGAAATCAGATTTACTTGTTTACAT GTCTTTTTCCACAAATATGCTTAGTGGGATGATACCTGCTTGGATCCTTGGGGAAGTCCAAACTAGGAT AGATCTATCATTCAATGATTTGTCAGCATTGGACTCTGGAGTACCAACAAACCCAGATCT GAACTTGTTCGCTTGTTGCCGCAACTCCTCAGCCACTGAACCAGAAAT GAGGGATCCATTAGAAATGATGAATACATATTGTCcgggaaaggaaaaaaaat ACCATTCTTTGTTTATTAACTGTGGTGGTGGAGAAACAACTGTTAATGGAGTTACTTATGAGCAAGATAACGCCACAGCACCCTTCTTCACAAGTCCAAATAAAAACTGGGCTTATAGCTCTTCTGGAAATTTTTTGGAAGGAAATGCCAATTCTAGTGATTACACCAAGAACATGACATGTGGAGTTTCTGTTGCCGAGGCACCTTTGTATGATAGAGCTCGTCTTTCCCCTGTATCTCTCAAGTACTATGCTTTCTGTCTACGTGAAGGCAAATATAATGTGATGCTCAAGTTTGCTGAAATTTTATACACCGAAGATACAGACTATACCAGTTTGAGGAAGCGTGCATTCGATATTTATATTCAG GATGACAAGTTTAAGGTGCTACATGATTTCGACATTAGAGAGCAGGCAAGAGGTCCAGATAAACCAATTACCAGAAATTTTACAGCTGTGGTAGATAAAAATAAGACTCTATTGACGATCCACATGTACTGGGATGGCAAGGGGTCTAGTGGGTATGGACCTGCTTTTAATGGACCTCTAATATCAGCTATTTCCGTGACTCCTG AATTCAAAGTTCACAATGAGAAACTACGTCCCTTACATAATGCACTGATTGGGATAGGTTCAACCATTATTCTTGTGCTGCTTTTATTGCCTTTTGTCTGGATGGGCTGGTTGAGAAGCAGAAACTCACCCA AAATAAAAGTaggtgaagaaaaaaaagaggaagggaCTCAAGACAAACATGTCACCCTCAAAGAATTAATAGATGCTACCGGAAAATTTAGCGACAAAAGTATAATTGGTAGTGGCAGTCTTGGGAAAGTTTATAAG GCACAACTACAAGGACAGATTAAAACTACTGTAGCTGTGAAGAGACTTTCCTCTCATTTTAAAGAAAATatccaaaaattgaaaaaggaaATCAAATGGTTATATGAATTGAAGCATGAAAATCTCATTAAATTGTTCGATTATCATATTGAGAAAGACCTCCAACTTCTTGTTTATGAATACATGGAAAACAGATCCCTGGAAGATGCCTTGACTG TCGACTCAAATACCAGATCATTGAAATTTACTTGGGATACTAGATTCAAGATTTGCTTGGGAATAGCAAGGGGTTTGGAGTATCTACACAATCATCGTAAACTAAATATTGCTCATATGAATATTAAAGCTGTTAATATTCTTCTTGATGGAGATCTTGAGCCAAAGATATCAGATTTTGGATTGGCACATCTTTATGTTGATGAGAATCAATTTAAGGTCATCAAAAGAGAAGTTTCACA AGGATATATGGCACCCGAATATTTTCAAGGAAATTTGACGATTAAAGCTGATGTTTACAGCTTTGGGGTGATCCTACTTGAAATTGTTTCTTGGAAAAAAAATGTGATCAAATCACACAATGGAACTGAGGTTCTTGTGGACACG GCTAATGAAAAACATGAACAAGGAAATCTCAAGGACATGATTGATAAAAATTTGGAAAATTGTGATACACAACAAGCCCTGACCATACTGCAATTAGCAGTGAAGTGCACCAGTATAGCCCCTAGCGTGAGGCCTTCAATGTCTGACGTTGTGAGTGTTCTTCTAAATAAAAAGAGGATTGACGAGCTTTTTAGATCTGCTTCCCCTAATGTTGGGGAAAAGATCAAGGGTAGCGGGCACCTTGCTTATGCTGATTCCTTGGGCGCCACTTCTATTGACCTTACACCATCAACTTCATCTCCTTCTACCAAAACCAAAGCTGAATTGGAAAGTATTTCTGTAGATGTTCCTATGAAATCCTGA
- the LOC112195207 gene encoding probable LRR receptor-like serine/threonine-protein kinase At1g07650 isoform X3, translating to MSKPSHRVVLARLVLYLNLLLWQVLELKSQAPPPPPPAPELPDDEVQALRTVRDKLGLKAATFIYNTYCQGRVFTYGYSFRCNCTYDNNRVCHIISISINNLGLTGVIPDEVADLRYLESLVLSGNKLYDSIPAALGNLNNLETLDLSSNQLTGSIPDLGGLQNLKYLYLQYNLLQGSIPRTLGSLENLRQLYLQFNRLSGSIPDELGNLVKLNMLDISENQLTGPLPKTLGNLSFLNGFWAIANSLSDKFPDTYGNLTRLTRFYISGNDISGPLPVDIIKNWTNIQALSLMGNNFKGNLTEEVFNLPNLEYLMVSDLEDATFELPSNITNTNYVYLVLRNCSIIGSIPKYIGDQMTSLKHLDLSFNSLTGGLPEYRKSDLLVYIDLSFNDLSALDSGVPTNPDLNLFACCRNSSATEPEMRDPLEMMNTYCPGKEKKYHSLFINCGGGETTVNGVTYEQDNATAPFFTSPNKNWAYSSSGNFLEGNANSSDYTKNMTCGVSVAEAPLYDRARLSPVSLKYYAFCLREGKYNVMLKFAEILYTEDTDYTSLRKRAFDIYIQDDKFKVLHDFDIREQARGPDKPITRNFTAVVDKNKTLLTIHMYWDGKGSSGYGPAFNGPLISAISVTPEFKVHNEKLRPLHNALIGIGSTIILVLLLLPFVWMGWLRSRNSPKIKVGEEKKEEGTQDKHVTLKELIDATGKFSDKSIIGSGSLGKVYKAQLQGQIKTTVAVKRLSSHFKENIQKLKKEIKWLYELKHENLIKLFDYHIEKDLQLLVYEYMENRSLEDALTVDSNTRSLKFTWDTRFKICLGIARGLEYLHNHRKLNIAHMNIKAVNILLDGDLEPKISDFGLAHLYVDENQFKVIKREVSQGYMAPEYFQGNLTIKADVYSFGVILLEIVSWKKNVIKSHNGTEVLVDTANEKHEQGNLKDMIDKNLENCDTQQALTILQLAVKCTSIAPSVRPSMSDVVSVLLNKKRIDELFRSASPNVGEKIKGSGHLAYADSLGATSIDLTPSTSSPSTKTKAELESISVDVPMKS from the exons ATGAGCAAGCCTTCCCATAGAGTAGTGCTTGCGAGGCTTGTTTTATACCTAAACTTGCTACTTTGGCAGGTTTTGGAACTCAAATCCCAGGCTCCACCGCCTCCACCGCCTGCACCAGAACTCCCAGATGATGAAG TGCAAGCTCTCAGAACCGTGAGAGACAAGTTGGGATTGAAGGCAGCGACATTTATATATAATACATATTGCCAGGGTCGTGTCTTCACTTACGGTTATTCCTTCCGTTGTAATTGTACCTACGACAACAACAGGGTTTGTCATATCATAAGCAT CTCCATAAACAACTTAGGTTTAACTGGAGTTATACCAGATGAAGTGGCTGATCTTCGGTACCTGGAGTCCCT CGTCCTATCCGGCAATAAACTTTATGACTCCATACCAGCTGCATTGGGGAACTTGAATAATCTCGAAACCTT GGATCTATCAAGTAATCAACTGACTGGCTCAATACCAGACTTGGGAGGATTGCAGAACCTTAAGTATCT ATATCTACAGTACAACTTGCTGCAAGGCTCTATACCACGAACCTTGGGTTCACTGGAAAATCTCCGGCAACT GTATCTCCAGTTTAATAGGTTATCGGGCTCAATTCCTGATGAATTGGGAAATCTCGTCAAGCTTAATATGTT GGATATTTCTGAGAACCAGCTCACTGGTCCGCTTCCCAAAACACTTGGAAATTTGAGTTTCCTCAACGGCTT CTGGGCCATAGCCAATTCCTTGAGTGATAAATTTCCGGACACTTATGGGAACCTTACAAGGCTAACACGTTT TTATATATCCGGGAATGATATCTCTGGTCCATTACCTGTTGACATCATAAAGAACTGGACTAATATCCAAGCTCT GTCACTCATGGGAAACAATTTTAAAGGAAATTTGACTGAAGAAGTATTCAATTTGCCAAACCTTGAATATCT GATGGTAAGTGACCTGGAAGATGCTACTTTCGAGCTACCATCAAACATTACGAATACCAACTATGTTTATCT GGTACTGAGGAACTGCTCAATCATTGGTTCAATCCCCAAATACATTGGTGATCAAATGACATCTCTAAAGCACTT AGATTTGAGTTTCAACAGCTTAACTGGTGGACTCCCAGAGTATAGGAAATCAGATTTACTTGTTTACAT AGATCTATCATTCAATGATTTGTCAGCATTGGACTCTGGAGTACCAACAAACCCAGATCT GAACTTGTTCGCTTGTTGCCGCAACTCCTCAGCCACTGAACCAGAAAT GAGGGATCCATTAGAAATGATGAATACATATTGTCcgggaaaggaaaaaaaat ACCATTCTTTGTTTATTAACTGTGGTGGTGGAGAAACAACTGTTAATGGAGTTACTTATGAGCAAGATAACGCCACAGCACCCTTCTTCACAAGTCCAAATAAAAACTGGGCTTATAGCTCTTCTGGAAATTTTTTGGAAGGAAATGCCAATTCTAGTGATTACACCAAGAACATGACATGTGGAGTTTCTGTTGCCGAGGCACCTTTGTATGATAGAGCTCGTCTTTCCCCTGTATCTCTCAAGTACTATGCTTTCTGTCTACGTGAAGGCAAATATAATGTGATGCTCAAGTTTGCTGAAATTTTATACACCGAAGATACAGACTATACCAGTTTGAGGAAGCGTGCATTCGATATTTATATTCAG GATGACAAGTTTAAGGTGCTACATGATTTCGACATTAGAGAGCAGGCAAGAGGTCCAGATAAACCAATTACCAGAAATTTTACAGCTGTGGTAGATAAAAATAAGACTCTATTGACGATCCACATGTACTGGGATGGCAAGGGGTCTAGTGGGTATGGACCTGCTTTTAATGGACCTCTAATATCAGCTATTTCCGTGACTCCTG AATTCAAAGTTCACAATGAGAAACTACGTCCCTTACATAATGCACTGATTGGGATAGGTTCAACCATTATTCTTGTGCTGCTTTTATTGCCTTTTGTCTGGATGGGCTGGTTGAGAAGCAGAAACTCACCCA AAATAAAAGTaggtgaagaaaaaaaagaggaagggaCTCAAGACAAACATGTCACCCTCAAAGAATTAATAGATGCTACCGGAAAATTTAGCGACAAAAGTATAATTGGTAGTGGCAGTCTTGGGAAAGTTTATAAG GCACAACTACAAGGACAGATTAAAACTACTGTAGCTGTGAAGAGACTTTCCTCTCATTTTAAAGAAAATatccaaaaattgaaaaaggaaATCAAATGGTTATATGAATTGAAGCATGAAAATCTCATTAAATTGTTCGATTATCATATTGAGAAAGACCTCCAACTTCTTGTTTATGAATACATGGAAAACAGATCCCTGGAAGATGCCTTGACTG TCGACTCAAATACCAGATCATTGAAATTTACTTGGGATACTAGATTCAAGATTTGCTTGGGAATAGCAAGGGGTTTGGAGTATCTACACAATCATCGTAAACTAAATATTGCTCATATGAATATTAAAGCTGTTAATATTCTTCTTGATGGAGATCTTGAGCCAAAGATATCAGATTTTGGATTGGCACATCTTTATGTTGATGAGAATCAATTTAAGGTCATCAAAAGAGAAGTTTCACA AGGATATATGGCACCCGAATATTTTCAAGGAAATTTGACGATTAAAGCTGATGTTTACAGCTTTGGGGTGATCCTACTTGAAATTGTTTCTTGGAAAAAAAATGTGATCAAATCACACAATGGAACTGAGGTTCTTGTGGACACG GCTAATGAAAAACATGAACAAGGAAATCTCAAGGACATGATTGATAAAAATTTGGAAAATTGTGATACACAACAAGCCCTGACCATACTGCAATTAGCAGTGAAGTGCACCAGTATAGCCCCTAGCGTGAGGCCTTCAATGTCTGACGTTGTGAGTGTTCTTCTAAATAAAAAGAGGATTGACGAGCTTTTTAGATCTGCTTCCCCTAATGTTGGGGAAAAGATCAAGGGTAGCGGGCACCTTGCTTATGCTGATTCCTTGGGCGCCACTTCTATTGACCTTACACCATCAACTTCATCTCCTTCTACCAAAACCAAAGCTGAATTGGAAAGTATTTCTGTAGATGTTCCTATGAAATCCTGA
- the LOC112195207 gene encoding probable LRR receptor-like serine/threonine-protein kinase At1g53430 isoform X4 translates to MSKPSHRVVLARLVLYLNLLLWQVLELKSQAPPPPPPAPELPDDEVQALRTVRDKLGLKAATFIYNTYCQGRVFTYGYSFRCNCTYDNNRVCHIISISINNLGLTGVIPDEVADLRYLESLVLSGNKLYDSIPAALGNLNNLETLDLSSNQLTGSIPDLGGLQNLKYLYLQYNLLQGSIPRTLGSLENLRQLYLQFNRLSGSIPDELGNLVKLNMLDISENQLTGPLPKTLGNLSFLNGLSLMGNNFKGNLTEEVFNLPNLEYLMVSDLEDATFELPSNITNTNYVYLVLRNCSIIGSIPKYIGDQMTSLKHLDLSFNSLTGGLPEYRKSDLLVYMSFSTNMLSGMIPAWILGEVQTRIDLSFNDLSALDSGVPTNPDLNLFACCRNSSATEPEMRDPLEMMNTYCPGKEKKYHSLFINCGGGETTVNGVTYEQDNATAPFFTSPNKNWAYSSSGNFLEGNANSSDYTKNMTCGVSVAEAPLYDRARLSPVSLKYYAFCLREGKYNVMLKFAEILYTEDTDYTSLRKRAFDIYIQDDKFKVLHDFDIREQARGPDKPITRNFTAVVDKNKTLLTIHMYWDGKGSSGYGPAFNGPLISAISVTPEFKVHNEKLRPLHNALIGIGSTIILVLLLLPFVWMGWLRSRNSPKIKVGEEKKEEGTQDKHVTLKELIDATGKFSDKSIIGSGSLGKVYKAQLQGQIKTTVAVKRLSSHFKENIQKLKKEIKWLYELKHENLIKLFDYHIEKDLQLLVYEYMENRSLEDALTVDSNTRSLKFTWDTRFKICLGIARGLEYLHNHRKLNIAHMNIKAVNILLDGDLEPKISDFGLAHLYVDENQFKVIKREVSQGYMAPEYFQGNLTIKADVYSFGVILLEIVSWKKNVIKSHNGTEVLVDTANEKHEQGNLKDMIDKNLENCDTQQALTILQLAVKCTSIAPSVRPSMSDVVSVLLNKKRIDELFRSASPNVGEKIKGSGHLAYADSLGATSIDLTPSTSSPSTKTKAELESISVDVPMKS, encoded by the exons ATGAGCAAGCCTTCCCATAGAGTAGTGCTTGCGAGGCTTGTTTTATACCTAAACTTGCTACTTTGGCAGGTTTTGGAACTCAAATCCCAGGCTCCACCGCCTCCACCGCCTGCACCAGAACTCCCAGATGATGAAG TGCAAGCTCTCAGAACCGTGAGAGACAAGTTGGGATTGAAGGCAGCGACATTTATATATAATACATATTGCCAGGGTCGTGTCTTCACTTACGGTTATTCCTTCCGTTGTAATTGTACCTACGACAACAACAGGGTTTGTCATATCATAAGCAT CTCCATAAACAACTTAGGTTTAACTGGAGTTATACCAGATGAAGTGGCTGATCTTCGGTACCTGGAGTCCCT CGTCCTATCCGGCAATAAACTTTATGACTCCATACCAGCTGCATTGGGGAACTTGAATAATCTCGAAACCTT GGATCTATCAAGTAATCAACTGACTGGCTCAATACCAGACTTGGGAGGATTGCAGAACCTTAAGTATCT ATATCTACAGTACAACTTGCTGCAAGGCTCTATACCACGAACCTTGGGTTCACTGGAAAATCTCCGGCAACT GTATCTCCAGTTTAATAGGTTATCGGGCTCAATTCCTGATGAATTGGGAAATCTCGTCAAGCTTAATATGTT GGATATTTCTGAGAACCAGCTCACTGGTCCGCTTCCCAAAACACTTGGAAATTTGAGTTTCCTCAACGGCTT GTCACTCATGGGAAACAATTTTAAAGGAAATTTGACTGAAGAAGTATTCAATTTGCCAAACCTTGAATATCT GATGGTAAGTGACCTGGAAGATGCTACTTTCGAGCTACCATCAAACATTACGAATACCAACTATGTTTATCT GGTACTGAGGAACTGCTCAATCATTGGTTCAATCCCCAAATACATTGGTGATCAAATGACATCTCTAAAGCACTT AGATTTGAGTTTCAACAGCTTAACTGGTGGACTCCCAGAGTATAGGAAATCAGATTTACTTGTTTACAT GTCTTTTTCCACAAATATGCTTAGTGGGATGATACCTGCTTGGATCCTTGGGGAAGTCCAAACTAGGAT AGATCTATCATTCAATGATTTGTCAGCATTGGACTCTGGAGTACCAACAAACCCAGATCT GAACTTGTTCGCTTGTTGCCGCAACTCCTCAGCCACTGAACCAGAAAT GAGGGATCCATTAGAAATGATGAATACATATTGTCcgggaaaggaaaaaaaat ACCATTCTTTGTTTATTAACTGTGGTGGTGGAGAAACAACTGTTAATGGAGTTACTTATGAGCAAGATAACGCCACAGCACCCTTCTTCACAAGTCCAAATAAAAACTGGGCTTATAGCTCTTCTGGAAATTTTTTGGAAGGAAATGCCAATTCTAGTGATTACACCAAGAACATGACATGTGGAGTTTCTGTTGCCGAGGCACCTTTGTATGATAGAGCTCGTCTTTCCCCTGTATCTCTCAAGTACTATGCTTTCTGTCTACGTGAAGGCAAATATAATGTGATGCTCAAGTTTGCTGAAATTTTATACACCGAAGATACAGACTATACCAGTTTGAGGAAGCGTGCATTCGATATTTATATTCAG GATGACAAGTTTAAGGTGCTACATGATTTCGACATTAGAGAGCAGGCAAGAGGTCCAGATAAACCAATTACCAGAAATTTTACAGCTGTGGTAGATAAAAATAAGACTCTATTGACGATCCACATGTACTGGGATGGCAAGGGGTCTAGTGGGTATGGACCTGCTTTTAATGGACCTCTAATATCAGCTATTTCCGTGACTCCTG AATTCAAAGTTCACAATGAGAAACTACGTCCCTTACATAATGCACTGATTGGGATAGGTTCAACCATTATTCTTGTGCTGCTTTTATTGCCTTTTGTCTGGATGGGCTGGTTGAGAAGCAGAAACTCACCCA AAATAAAAGTaggtgaagaaaaaaaagaggaagggaCTCAAGACAAACATGTCACCCTCAAAGAATTAATAGATGCTACCGGAAAATTTAGCGACAAAAGTATAATTGGTAGTGGCAGTCTTGGGAAAGTTTATAAG GCACAACTACAAGGACAGATTAAAACTACTGTAGCTGTGAAGAGACTTTCCTCTCATTTTAAAGAAAATatccaaaaattgaaaaaggaaATCAAATGGTTATATGAATTGAAGCATGAAAATCTCATTAAATTGTTCGATTATCATATTGAGAAAGACCTCCAACTTCTTGTTTATGAATACATGGAAAACAGATCCCTGGAAGATGCCTTGACTG TCGACTCAAATACCAGATCATTGAAATTTACTTGGGATACTAGATTCAAGATTTGCTTGGGAATAGCAAGGGGTTTGGAGTATCTACACAATCATCGTAAACTAAATATTGCTCATATGAATATTAAAGCTGTTAATATTCTTCTTGATGGAGATCTTGAGCCAAAGATATCAGATTTTGGATTGGCACATCTTTATGTTGATGAGAATCAATTTAAGGTCATCAAAAGAGAAGTTTCACA AGGATATATGGCACCCGAATATTTTCAAGGAAATTTGACGATTAAAGCTGATGTTTACAGCTTTGGGGTGATCCTACTTGAAATTGTTTCTTGGAAAAAAAATGTGATCAAATCACACAATGGAACTGAGGTTCTTGTGGACACG GCTAATGAAAAACATGAACAAGGAAATCTCAAGGACATGATTGATAAAAATTTGGAAAATTGTGATACACAACAAGCCCTGACCATACTGCAATTAGCAGTGAAGTGCACCAGTATAGCCCCTAGCGTGAGGCCTTCAATGTCTGACGTTGTGAGTGTTCTTCTAAATAAAAAGAGGATTGACGAGCTTTTTAGATCTGCTTCCCCTAATGTTGGGGAAAAGATCAAGGGTAGCGGGCACCTTGCTTATGCTGATTCCTTGGGCGCCACTTCTATTGACCTTACACCATCAACTTCATCTCCTTCTACCAAAACCAAAGCTGAATTGGAAAGTATTTCTGTAGATGTTCCTATGAAATCCTGA